One stretch of Leadbetterella byssophila DSM 17132 DNA includes these proteins:
- a CDS encoding DUF1573 domain-containing protein, producing MKKFLFTLVGVLFFAAASHAQGKLKFNKMVHDFGKVKEAGVITYNFEVTNVGNAPVVITNAQASCGCTTPEVPKEPIMPGQTKTIKVGYDTKGRVSAFNKTITVISNAENSQEVLTIKGEVLPKSKVSSK from the coding sequence ATTTACCCTTGTGGGTGTACTTTTCTTTGCTGCTGCATCACATGCACAAGGAAAGTTGAAATTCAACAAAATGGTGCATGATTTCGGAAAAGTAAAGGAAGCGGGCGTGATTACGTATAATTTTGAGGTTACTAACGTTGGTAATGCTCCTGTAGTAATCACTAATGCGCAAGCTTCATGTGGATGTACTACTCCTGAGGTTCCAAAAGAACCTATTATGCCTGGTCAAACCAAAACCATCAAGGTAGGTTATGACACTAAGGGTAGAGTTTCTGCCTTTAACAAAACCATTACGGTGATCAGTAATGCAGAAAACAGCCAGGAAGTATTGACTATCAAAGGAGAGGTTCTCCCTAAGTCAAAAGTTTCCAGCAAGTAA
- a CDS encoding MBL fold metallo-hydrolase yields the protein MSITFLGTGTSSGVPVLTCTCEVCRSVDFRDKRLRSSVLIQSENTNIVIDTGPDFRQQMLNAGGVRIDAVVYTHEHKDHTAGLDDIRPYNYLRGTREHVPLYGRAHVLEQIKREFGYIFEENPYPGVPLVKTYTIENSSFQIGDLSLIPIEVLHYKLPVFGYRIGDFTYITDANFIAEEEKEKIKGTKVLVLNALQRTPHISHFTLDQATALAQELGAEHTYFTHISHKLGLHHEVEKELPSGIHLAFDGLTLQL from the coding sequence ATTAGCATTACATTCTTAGGGACAGGCACTTCATCAGGGGTGCCTGTTCTTACATGTACTTGTGAGGTTTGCAGGTCTGTTGACTTTAGGGACAAGAGACTCAGATCCTCTGTGCTGATTCAATCAGAAAACACCAATATTGTTATAGATACCGGTCCGGATTTCCGTCAACAAATGTTGAATGCGGGAGGTGTAAGGATAGATGCTGTAGTGTACACTCATGAGCATAAGGACCATACCGCCGGATTGGATGATATTCGCCCCTATAATTATCTAAGGGGTACACGAGAGCATGTCCCTTTGTACGGGAGAGCGCATGTTTTAGAACAAATCAAAAGGGAGTTTGGTTATATTTTTGAAGAAAATCCCTATCCCGGGGTTCCCTTGGTAAAGACATATACCATTGAGAACTCTAGCTTTCAAATTGGAGATTTATCTCTGATTCCTATAGAAGTCCTTCACTATAAGTTGCCGGTATTTGGGTATAGAATTGGGGACTTTACTTACATCACAGATGCTAACTTTATTGCTGAAGAGGAAAAGGAAAAAATCAAAGGAACAAAGGTTTTGGTGCTTAACGCGCTACAAAGAACTCCTCACATTTCGCATTTTACTTTAGATCAAGCGACAGCTTTAGCACAGGAGCTTGGAGCAGAACATACTTATTTTACGCATATATCACACAAGTTAGGTTTACACCATGAAGTTGAGAAAGAACTTCCTTCTGGGATACACCTGGCTTTTGATGGACTCACTCTGCAGCTTTAG
- a CDS encoding Gfo/Idh/MocA family protein, translating to MKQKNNSRRDFIRKGALAAAGFYIVPRNVLGGPGFIAPSDQLLLAAIGAGGKGRSDIKNASVNGRERVVALCDVDFSGSAAATVKDFPQAKLFADYRVMLDQMKEIDAVTISTPDHVHGPAASFAMQRGKHVYVQKPMTHNIKEARLLTEMARKYKVVTQMGNQGASNPLLKNVQGWIDSGKIGKVAKVQIWTNRPVWPQGNAMPKPDPSQKPKDLDWNLWLGPAPETEYIPNLHPFNWRGWWEYGTGALGDVGCHLIDIPFRTLGLMYPTDAECSVGSVYSKMWTPDYNPEGAPASSTITLHFNATKKNPTRLEMSWMDGGIRPPHPEIIPADHDIGGPGSANGVLMIGEKGIISTNINDSSPLTPKLYLNDGSIEVPVEPEGVKEPEYGHQRLWVDACKAGFNSKEHKGLTSSFDYAGPMTETVLMGNLAIRSYMLRKQNEKGAYEFFGRRKLLWDGENTRITNLEEANQFVSRQYRKGWEI from the coding sequence ATGAAACAAAAAAATAATTCCAGGCGAGATTTTATCCGGAAGGGTGCTTTAGCCGCCGCCGGTTTTTACATCGTTCCCAGAAATGTACTGGGAGGCCCGGGCTTTATAGCTCCCTCAGATCAGTTACTCCTAGCGGCCATCGGTGCAGGTGGAAAAGGTAGAAGTGATATTAAAAATGCTTCTGTAAATGGGAGAGAAAGAGTGGTGGCACTCTGCGATGTGGATTTCTCAGGATCTGCAGCTGCTACCGTAAAGGATTTTCCACAGGCAAAGCTTTTCGCTGATTACCGTGTGATGCTGGATCAAATGAAGGAAATAGACGCTGTAACTATTTCTACTCCTGATCATGTACATGGACCTGCAGCTTCTTTTGCCATGCAGAGAGGGAAGCATGTTTACGTGCAAAAACCCATGACTCATAATATTAAAGAGGCCCGACTTTTAACTGAAATGGCTAGAAAGTATAAGGTGGTAACCCAAATGGGTAACCAAGGGGCTTCAAATCCTTTGTTAAAAAATGTGCAGGGCTGGATAGATTCTGGTAAGATAGGAAAGGTTGCTAAGGTGCAGATTTGGACTAACAGACCAGTATGGCCGCAAGGAAACGCCATGCCTAAGCCTGACCCTTCTCAAAAACCAAAAGACTTAGATTGGAACCTGTGGTTAGGACCTGCTCCGGAGACCGAGTATATACCCAATTTACATCCTTTCAACTGGCGAGGATGGTGGGAATATGGTACAGGTGCCTTAGGTGATGTGGGATGCCATTTGATAGACATACCTTTCCGAACACTAGGTTTGATGTATCCTACAGATGCAGAATGTAGTGTAGGTTCAGTGTATTCAAAGATGTGGACTCCTGATTACAATCCGGAAGGAGCACCTGCATCTTCTACTATAACCCTACATTTTAATGCTACCAAGAAGAATCCAACCCGCTTAGAGATGAGCTGGATGGATGGTGGAATTCGTCCCCCACATCCGGAGATCATTCCGGCTGATCACGATATCGGTGGTCCGGGTAGCGCAAATGGAGTACTCATGATTGGAGAAAAGGGAATAATCTCTACTAACATCAATGATAGTTCACCTTTAACTCCTAAATTATATTTGAATGATGGTAGCATAGAGGTACCGGTAGAGCCGGAAGGTGTTAAAGAGCCTGAATATGGACATCAAAGACTGTGGGTAGACGCTTGTAAAGCAGGATTTAATAGCAAAGAGCATAAAGGATTAACCTCTTCTTTTGACTATGCTGGGCCAATGACGGAAACCGTACTGATGGGTAATTTGGCGATTCGCAGTTATATGCTCAGAAAGCAGAATGAAAAGGGTGCTTATGAGTTCTTTGGTAGGAGAAAGCTATTATGGGATGGAGAAAATACCCGAATAACTAATCTTGAAGAAGCAAATCAGTTTGTATCCAGGCAGTATCGCAAAGGTTGGGAAATATAA
- a CDS encoding GreA/GreB family elongation factor: MDKIKILQEAYSHFSQKLKDLDSHIKTVQDAANQESKSSVGDKYETGRAMAQNEVFMLKTQFESLRIEVEKLGSLLLSDSKDTASSGSLVKTSQGQFLLGPALGKWKSEEKGVFYFISLDAPLGHALQGKKKGDSFEVNQRKDKILDIF, from the coding sequence TTGGACAAAATAAAAATACTTCAAGAAGCCTATTCCCACTTTTCTCAGAAACTCAAAGATTTAGATTCTCACATTAAGACCGTACAGGATGCCGCTAATCAAGAATCTAAAAGTTCTGTGGGCGACAAATATGAGACCGGAAGAGCCATGGCCCAGAATGAAGTTTTTATGCTTAAAACTCAGTTTGAAAGCCTAAGAATAGAGGTAGAAAAGCTGGGATCACTCCTTCTAAGCGACTCTAAGGATACGGCAAGCTCCGGCTCTCTAGTAAAAACTTCGCAAGGTCAGTTCCTATTAGGTCCTGCTTTGGGAAAATGGAAATCTGAAGAAAAAGGAGTATTTTATTTCATCTCTTTAGATGCCCCCTTAGGTCATGCCTTACAAGGAAAGAAAAAAGGAGATAGTTTTGAAGTTAACCAAAGAAAGGATAAGATATTGGATATATTCTAA
- a CDS encoding ATP-grasp domain-containing protein — MTILCICTYFKGIDFLKSAKAEGNTVLLLTHKKLEHKPWPRDSVDEFFYLEDNENNFNTYHTIIEGTAFVFRNRKIDLVVALDDFDVEKAALVREHFRIPGMGQTTARYFRDKLAMRMQAKKFNIPVPKFSSLFNDSDIQNYLDSVPGPWIIKPRSEASATGIKKVQTSQEAWDHIQSLGEKRHNYLIEAFKPGDVYHVDSLVYNNKVIFECCSQYLSTPFEVAHGGGIFRSVTVEYNSIDQEILSLINHQVIEAFGLRFSAVHTEIIKCGDEFYFLETASRVGGAHLAEMVEYASGLNLWKEWAKIETAVGDNKPYKPPKTGKKYSGILITLSSHQHPDMSVFNDKEVVWTMNEEYHVGLIVQSKSRKKVITLLDKYAKMVMDMGYHASAPAPDKPTH; from the coding sequence ATGACTATTCTTTGTATCTGCACGTATTTCAAGGGAATTGATTTCTTAAAATCCGCCAAAGCGGAAGGAAATACAGTCCTTTTACTAACACATAAAAAACTCGAGCATAAACCATGGCCCAGAGATAGTGTGGATGAGTTCTTTTATTTGGAAGATAATGAAAACAACTTCAACACCTATCATACCATCATTGAGGGCACTGCATTTGTGTTTAGAAACAGGAAAATAGACTTGGTTGTTGCTCTAGATGATTTTGATGTTGAAAAGGCAGCTTTAGTCAGAGAGCACTTCCGCATCCCGGGGATGGGACAGACCACAGCTCGGTATTTCAGAGACAAGTTAGCCATGCGTATGCAGGCCAAAAAATTCAATATTCCTGTTCCAAAGTTTTCCTCTCTCTTTAATGATTCTGATATCCAAAATTATCTGGACTCCGTTCCCGGACCCTGGATTATTAAGCCCAGATCAGAAGCTTCTGCCACAGGGATAAAAAAAGTACAAACCTCTCAGGAAGCGTGGGACCATATCCAATCCCTCGGTGAAAAAAGGCACAATTACCTAATAGAAGCTTTTAAGCCCGGTGATGTCTACCATGTAGATTCTCTTGTATATAACAATAAAGTCATCTTTGAATGCTGTAGTCAGTATTTAAGTACACCTTTTGAAGTGGCCCATGGAGGTGGCATATTCCGTTCTGTTACCGTAGAATATAATAGCATAGATCAAGAGATTCTATCTTTGATAAATCATCAGGTGATTGAGGCCTTCGGATTAAGGTTCTCTGCTGTACACACAGAGATCATTAAATGTGGGGATGAGTTCTACTTTCTAGAGACCGCATCACGAGTAGGTGGCGCACATTTAGCTGAAATGGTGGAATATGCCTCAGGCCTTAACCTTTGGAAAGAATGGGCCAAAATTGAAACCGCTGTAGGCGACAATAAGCCTTATAAACCTCCTAAAACAGGAAAGAAATATTCCGGAATTCTGATCACACTTTCCTCTCACCAACACCCTGACATGAGTGTATTTAATGACAAAGAAGTAGTGTGGACCATGAATGAAGAATACCATGTAGGTCTAATCGTCCAATCTAAATCCCGAAAAAAGGTCATAACTTTGCTGGACAAATATGCCAAGATGGTGATGGATATGGGCTATCATGCCTCCGCTCCTGCACCTGACAAACCTACTCACTAG
- a CDS encoding UDP-2,3-diacylglucosamine diphosphatase, whose translation MERISLEPNKKVYFASDFHLGAPDHAQSLVREKKICAWLDQIKNDAQTLFLVGDLFDFWFEHTRVVPKGYVRFLGKLAELSDLGIDIIIYQGNHDMWMGEYFKEQLNAKILRKPQEYYIGNHRFQIGHGDGLGPGDYNYKFLKVIFESKICRWMFKHLLHPDLSLFLGYSWARLSWKQHDKEAPPPKSINKEKEILYHYCMEEESREHRDFYIFGHRHRVIDIELNPNSRYVNLGDWIQFYTYAVYDGQKLELRKYPEE comes from the coding sequence TTGGAACGAATTTCTCTTGAACCCAACAAAAAAGTCTATTTCGCCTCTGATTTTCATCTAGGCGCTCCGGATCATGCCCAAAGTCTGGTTAGAGAGAAAAAGATTTGTGCATGGTTAGACCAGATAAAAAATGATGCGCAAACCCTGTTTTTAGTTGGAGACCTATTTGACTTTTGGTTCGAACATACACGTGTGGTACCCAAAGGGTACGTTAGATTCCTAGGCAAATTAGCAGAATTATCTGACCTTGGAATAGATATCATTATCTATCAGGGTAATCACGACATGTGGATGGGAGAGTACTTTAAGGAGCAATTAAATGCCAAGATCCTCCGCAAACCCCAAGAGTACTACATAGGTAATCATAGGTTCCAAATAGGTCACGGAGATGGATTGGGCCCGGGTGATTACAACTATAAATTCCTGAAAGTAATCTTTGAAAGCAAGATCTGCAGATGGATGTTTAAACATCTTCTACATCCCGACCTAAGTTTATTTTTAGGGTATTCTTGGGCAAGACTTTCCTGGAAACAGCACGATAAAGAAGCCCCTCCTCCAAAATCCATCAATAAAGAAAAGGAAATCTTATACCATTACTGCATGGAAGAAGAAAGCAGAGAGCATAGAGATTTCTACATCTTTGGTCATAGACATAGAGTGATAGATATAGAATTAAATCCAAATAGTAGGTATGTTAATCTTGGCGATTGGATACAATTCTACACTTATGCTGTTTATGATGGGCAAAAGCTTGAATTAAGAAAATACCCGGAGGAATAA
- a CDS encoding response regulator transcription factor, whose amino-acid sequence MIKVAVFEDNAHLRESFRLLLQEAKGLECVATFSNANDAVEQLRNLDCHVILMDISMPGRSGVEATKLIKEAYPDINIVIQSIFDDDEYIFKAICNGASGYLLKNAEPATYVKAIEEVYEGGSPMTPGIARRVLQLFREGYTPPTPKEDFNLTEQERKVLHYLVAGKSYKMIADVLFISLETVKTHLRNIYLKLQVHSGTEAVAKALKHKITNL is encoded by the coding sequence ATGATAAAAGTAGCCGTCTTCGAAGATAATGCCCATCTAAGGGAAAGTTTCCGCCTCCTCCTTCAAGAGGCCAAAGGACTGGAATGTGTGGCCACTTTTTCTAACGCCAATGATGCCGTAGAGCAACTGAGAAACCTAGATTGCCATGTTATTCTAATGGATATTTCTATGCCGGGAAGAAGTGGTGTAGAAGCTACTAAGCTAATAAAAGAAGCGTATCCAGATATAAATATCGTGATTCAAAGCATTTTCGACGATGATGAATACATCTTTAAGGCCATTTGCAATGGGGCATCAGGCTATTTGCTGAAAAACGCAGAACCGGCCACCTACGTCAAAGCCATAGAAGAAGTTTATGAAGGTGGCTCACCCATGACTCCCGGAATCGCAAGAAGAGTTTTACAATTATTCCGGGAAGGCTATACCCCTCCTACTCCCAAAGAAGATTTTAATCTTACAGAACAAGAAAGAAAGGTTTTACACTATTTGGTGGCTGGAAAAAGCTATAAGATGATAGCAGATGTATTGTTCATTTCTTTGGAAACTGTAAAAACTCATCTACGCAATATCTATCTAAAACTCCAAGTTCATTCGGGGACGGAAGCGGTAGCTAAAGCCTTGAAACACAAGATCACCAATCTCTAA
- a CDS encoding tetratricopeptide repeat-containing sensor histidine kinase: MKTFLLLFLIPFTSAYSQTHLMDSLQNVIRKNGEDTNAVIAYRALAGLSINTDLEKGILYAKKGVELGKKLGFDKGVAGCYLNMSSLFSSLGKQDSAFIYNDLAIQYAKKVGEPGRVGLVYLNRADLMMKVERFKEALIFCDSGRVYAEKAGREDLIARAYANVGNIYYLQNNYRDSQGYYEKAFPLFQKTGHVRMLGIIKNNIGNVHKHLGQYELAVKDFKEALKHAEDAQDKISLPMYYSNLSDVYAEMKNWKEAEKNGDISLKYARSTNNNHQIAFSQLLLSKVYLNTHRYEQSLKAATEALAISEADGNLDQQESATQLLSDTYHKMGRIEDAYVFALKNKTLNDSLNKSRFEADVAKLQTEYETQQKESQILLLEKENQLHQQKLKKNQLIIIGSVLLSLMALASIGLLISRNKARQRTRELEIRTTLASDLHDEVGSSLSSIFLLSQVIKNQQNQDRKEELFETLTRNVKETVDQVRDMVWMVKPDEESQLAQRMERFAYDICNGLEMELDLKLEEVQDLNMEQRRNIYLIFKEAVNNAVKYSGGSLLQVLLKQSGHSIILQVSDNGKGFDPNSPKNGNGLRNMRRRAEELQAKLDIHSSPGQGTMIHLEYHPN; the protein is encoded by the coding sequence ATGAAAACATTTTTACTTCTTTTTCTGATCCCTTTTACTTCTGCCTATTCCCAGACACATTTGATGGACTCCCTTCAAAATGTTATTCGAAAAAATGGAGAAGACACAAATGCTGTTATAGCCTATCGGGCCTTAGCAGGACTCAGTATCAATACCGACCTTGAGAAAGGAATTCTATATGCGAAAAAAGGAGTTGAACTAGGGAAAAAACTGGGTTTTGATAAAGGTGTGGCAGGTTGCTACTTAAATATGTCATCTCTATTCAGCTCCTTAGGAAAACAAGATTCTGCTTTCATTTACAATGACCTGGCCATTCAATATGCCAAAAAAGTGGGAGAACCCGGAAGAGTAGGTTTGGTTTATCTCAATAGGGCAGATTTGATGATGAAGGTGGAACGATTTAAAGAAGCCTTGATCTTTTGTGACAGCGGAAGAGTGTATGCTGAAAAGGCCGGTAGAGAGGATCTCATAGCCAGAGCATACGCCAACGTAGGGAATATATATTACTTACAGAACAATTATAGGGACAGCCAAGGCTACTATGAAAAAGCCTTTCCCCTCTTCCAAAAGACAGGACACGTGCGCATGTTAGGAATAATCAAAAACAACATAGGTAACGTTCATAAGCACTTAGGCCAATACGAACTCGCTGTAAAAGATTTCAAAGAAGCTCTCAAACATGCTGAAGATGCGCAAGATAAGATCAGTCTACCCATGTACTACAGTAATCTAAGTGACGTATATGCTGAAATGAAAAATTGGAAAGAAGCAGAAAAAAATGGAGACATTTCACTTAAATATGCAAGAAGTACCAACAATAACCATCAGATAGCCTTTTCCCAATTATTACTAAGTAAAGTATACCTCAATACTCACCGCTACGAACAATCCTTGAAAGCAGCAACCGAAGCCCTTGCCATTTCAGAAGCGGATGGAAATTTGGATCAGCAGGAGTCAGCAACCCAACTTTTATCAGATACTTATCACAAAATGGGCAGGATTGAGGATGCCTATGTCTTTGCACTGAAAAACAAAACCTTGAATGACTCCCTCAACAAAAGCAGATTTGAAGCAGATGTAGCAAAACTTCAAACAGAATATGAGACGCAACAAAAAGAATCACAAATTCTCCTCTTAGAAAAAGAGAACCAACTGCATCAACAAAAACTAAAGAAAAACCAATTGATTATCATAGGTTCCGTACTTCTCTCCCTCATGGCTTTAGCCAGTATAGGATTATTAATCAGTAGGAACAAAGCCCGACAAAGAACTAGAGAACTTGAGATCAGAACTACCCTCGCTTCAGACCTCCATGATGAAGTAGGAAGCTCCCTTTCTAGTATTTTTCTTTTAAGTCAAGTGATCAAAAATCAACAGAATCAAGATAGAAAAGAGGAACTATTCGAAACCCTGACTAGAAATGTTAAAGAAACAGTGGATCAAGTGAGGGATATGGTATGGATGGTTAAACCGGATGAAGAAAGTCAGTTGGCCCAAAGAATGGAAAGATTTGCCTATGACATTTGCAATGGTCTAGAAATGGAATTAGACCTTAAATTAGAAGAAGTTCAAGACCTAAATATGGAACAAAGAAGAAATATCTATTTGATATTCAAGGAGGCTGTAAACAATGCCGTTAAATATTCTGGTGGATCATTGCTACAAGTACTACTCAAGCAATCTGGTCATTCCATCATTCTCCAGGTCTCAGACAATGGAAAAGGATTTGATCCTAATAGCCCTAAGAATGGAAATGGTTTAAGAAATATGAGAAGAAGGGCGGAAGAGTTACAAGCCAAATTAGATATCCACTCTTCTCCTGGTCAGGGCACTATGATACATCTAGAATATCACCCGAATTAG
- a CDS encoding response regulator, producing MPTPNRVLIAEDSSVIQNLVKKILEFQNFEITAVKNGEQVLQTLQKEHYDIILLDINMPVMDGMESVKAIRALADPAKASVPVVAITGNARNYTEEEFKEAGFNEVLMKPLNFDKLVMVVKDLTEK from the coding sequence ATGCCTACTCCTAACAGAGTCCTAATAGCCGAGGACAGTTCTGTCATCCAGAATTTGGTGAAGAAAATCTTAGAGTTTCAAAATTTTGAAATTACTGCCGTTAAAAACGGAGAGCAGGTGTTGCAGACCCTTCAGAAGGAACATTATGATATCATTTTATTAGATATCAATATGCCGGTTATGGATGGAATGGAAAGTGTTAAGGCCATTCGTGCTTTAGCTGACCCTGCAAAAGCGTCTGTTCCTGTAGTTGCCATCACCGGTAATGCCAGGAATTATACTGAGGAAGAATTTAAGGAGGCCGGTTTCAATGAAGTATTGATGAAGCCTTTGAACTTTGATAAATTAGTAATGGTAGTGAAGGACCTTACTGAGAAGTAA